One Candida dubliniensis CD36 chromosome 1, complete sequence genomic region harbors:
- a CDS encoding alpha-1,3-mannosyltransferase, putative (Similar to S. cerevisiae MNT2) gives MRFTLKKISFVLITLLTISIGYLLLQSIDLQRIRELLHDDEKFDLESLKQASLEIRKEIHYTNYLFSGYDNFTKQFSDDETIKQTSLNDKCKLVFNQWKVSHPDFEFKTFEPEYERYDKSSDRKELFFKERINELRKRFEKDGNNRDKKFTLSRSDNKTISHEYMKNVKRSKNVLQFMADFVSMMRLYGKCFFGRELDDELNSIYTEYRGKLFPFITNQAPKFRKVGESEESGWPIYDDQKNIIDRKTEFGNNPIEFLQKNSKGRGIVISVSTRYAKDTMRLIKILRALNNRLPIQIVFKNDITKKNIELLEFAAVATPEELFDPEIIRDGAKFMPELNLLENYKNYGSEFPVQDLTFVNIVGCVSRPYRFSFPGYSNKILAMLYSSFEEVILFDADVVPTVNPQEFFDSKYYKLSGTYFFQDRSLRDFNDFIETNFFSTLFPSNEKSIDTFFDIPRVGEKTFDNKYMTGWRHYQEAGVVAYNKMQHFLGLLMMFPLALWTEPVQSSIWGDKEMYWLGLSMAGDENYEFNHYAAASVGEKATEQKHKYYPNSESNEVCSTHPGHIDENGKLLWINSGFSYCKKNGYFRDKGKFPFSTFELRDLVKLYSSPIKIRAGLIPPDLPNHREPGSPPDTNPEMEFRKSWKSRKKDIDEINDKLPEGQEPYDFISEWGPQKGWVKNGICSGYYYCAYDKITSYSSEREFDTGTLVEFDSKSNELFDYLSKIWHTGGSKMMPKVKLETDKSGTDPDKQQQES, from the coding sequence ATGAGGTTcacattgaaaaaaatatcatttgTATTGATAACATTATTGACAATACTGATAGGATATTTATTACTACAgtcaattgatttacaaCGTATACGGGAACTTTTACATGATGATGAGAAATTTGATCTCGAGAGTCTAAAGCAAGCAAGTTTGGAGATAAGAAAAGAGATACATTATACAAATTATCTATTCAGTGGATATGATAATTTTACCAAACAGTTTTCTGATGACGAAACCATCAAGCAGACTTCATTAAATGACAAATGCAAACTAGTTTTCAATCAGTGGAAAGTATCACATCcagattttgaatttaaaacttTCGAACCTGAATATGAACGATACGATAAATCTTCAGATCGTAAGGAgttatttttcaaagagagaattaatgaattgagGAAGCGTTTTGAAAAGGATGGTAATAATAGGGATAAAAAATTCACATTATCAAGACTGGACAATAAAACCATATCCCATGAGTATATGAAGAATGTGAAGCGTTCAAAAAATGTGTTGCAATTTATGGCTGATTTCGTATCAATGATGAGATTGTATGGCAAGTGCTTTTTTGGAAGAGAATTGGATGACGAATTAAATTCTATTTACACTGAGTATAGGGGGAAACTTTTCCCATTTATAACCAACCAAGCTCCCAAATTTAGAAAAGTTGGAGAAAGTGAAGAATCTGGCTGGCCAATTTATGATGATcagaaaaatattattgacAGAAAAACGGAATTTGGTAATAATCCAATTGAATTCCTTCAGAAGAACTCTAAGGGTAGGGGAATAGTTATATCTGTATCAACCAGATATGCAAAGGATACCATGAGATTAATTAAAATACTCCGAGCATTAAATAATAGACTACCTATACAAATTGTATTTAAAAATGACATTACCAAGAAAAACATTGAACTTTTGGAGTTTGCTGCGGTTGCAACTCCtgaagaattatttgatcCGGAAATAATTCGAGATGGCGCTAAATTTATGCCcgaattgaatttattagaaaACTATAAGAATTATGGTTCTGAGTTCCCAGTTCAAGATTTGACTTTTGTCAACATTGTCGGTTGTGTTTCACGACCCTATAGATTTTCGTTCCCAGGTTATTCTAACAAGATTTTGGCAATGCTTTATTCTTCCTTTGAAGAAGtgattttgtttgatgCAGATGTTGTACCTACAGTGAACCCACAggaattttttgattcgAAATACTATAAATTGTCGGGGACTTATTTTTTCCAAGACCGGTCATTACGAGATTTCAATGATTTCATAGAGACAAATTTCTTTAGTACTTTATTTCCAAGTAACGAAAAATCTATTGACACTTTCTTTGATATTCCTAGAGTTGGTGAGAAAACTTTcgataataaatatatgaCCGGCTGGAGACATTATCAGGAAGCTGGAGTTGTTGCCTACAATAAGATGCAACATTTCTTAGGACTTTTAATGATGTTCCCATTAGCGCTTTGGACTGAGCCAGTGCAGTCTTCAATTTGGGGCGACAAAGAAATGTATTGGTTGGGTTTGTCAATGGCAGGAGATGAGAATTATGAATTTAATCATTATGCAGCAGCATCTGTTGGTGAAAAAGCTACTGAACAAAAGCACAAGTATTACCCTAATTCTGAAAGCAATGAAGTATGTTCGACGCATCCTGGtcatattgatgaaaatgggAAGTTGTTGTGGATAAATTCTGGGTTTAGTTATTGCAAAAAGAATGGGTATTTCAGAGATAAAGGTAAATTCCCATTTTCGACATTTGAACTCAGGGATTTGGTTAAGCTTTATAGTTCACCAATAAAGATTAGAGCAGGACTTATCCCACCAGATTTACCTAATCATCGAGAACCAGGAAGCCCCCCTGACACCAACCCTGAAATGGAATTTCGCAAATCCTGGAAATCACGTAAAAAGGATATTGACGAAATCAACGATAAATTACCTGAAGGTCAAGAACCATATGATTTTATTAGTGAATGGGGACCTCAAAAGGGGTGGGTCAAAAATGGGATCTGTTctggttattattattgtgcTTATGACAAAATAACTAGTTATTCATCTGAAAGAGAGTTTGACACTGGGACActtgttgaatttgattcCAAATCGAAcgaattatttgattatttaagTAAAATATGGCATACTGGTGGATCCAAAATGATGCCAAAAGTTAAATTAGAAACTGATAAATCTGGAACTGATCCagataaacaacaacaggaGAGTTGA
- a CDS encoding mitochondrial 54S ribosomal protein YmL37 (Similar to C. albicans MRPL37), which produces MFRSISKVTFKRVSPIINTRQLTVSSTRFNETTTTTPKSTCPAGTVLNLKVFKKGDEPVAKEDSEYPEWLWTMLDPKENLKAIQNENFLRWRRIKLSKENNSTIKNNNFLSKL; this is translated from the coding sequence ATGTTTAGAAGTATATCCAAAGTAACTTTCAAGAGAGTTTCTCCCATAATAAACACTAGACAACTCACAGTGTCATCAACTAGATTTAATGAAACCACTACAACTACTCCCAAATCAACATGTCCAGCAGGTACTGTGTTGAACTTGAAAGTATTCAAAAAAGGTGATGAACCCGTTGCTAAAGAAGACTCAGAATATCCTGAATGGTTATGGACTATGCTTGATCCAAAAGAGAATTTGAAGGCTattcaaaatgaaaatttccTTAGATGGagaagaatcaaattgagtaaagaaaacaattcaaCCATCAAAAATAACAACTTTTTAAGTAAATTATAG
- a CDS encoding uncharacterized protein (GTP-binding protein, putative), which yields MAPKKKGVVEKPILLGRPGNNLKSGIVGLANVGKSTFFQAITRSPLGNPANYPFATIDPEEARVIVPSPRFDKLCELYKPKSEVPAFLTVYDIAGLTKGAHAGEGLGNNFLANIRAVDSIFQMVRCFDDADIIHINDEVNPIADLDIIKDELRLKDIDFANTYLEGVEKIAKRGGQSLEVKQKKEEAEFVKKVIQMLEDGKRIANQTWTAKEVDVINQMLLLTAKPCIYLINLSEKDYIRKKNKYLLKIKEWVDTNSPGDLIVPLSVSFEEKLASMESDEEREAYCKEIGAQSALPKIIVAMRQKLDLISFFTGGPDEVREWTIRKWYTAPQAAGTIHTDLERTFILAQVIKYEDLIEYGDENSVRAAGKLMQKGKDYFVEDGDIIYIKAADGKAR from the coding sequence ATGGcaccaaaaaagaaaggagtTGTTGAAAAACCAATTTTATTGGGTAGACCAGGTAATAACTTAAAATCCGGTATTGTTGGGTTAGCCAATGTTGGTAAATCCACTTTTTTCCAAGCAATTACTAGATCTCCTTTAGGTAACCCTGCCAATTATCCATTCGCCACTATTGATCCTGAAGAAGCCAGGGTCATTGTCCCATCACCAAGATTCGATAAATTATGTGAATTGTATAAACCAAAAAGTGAAGTTCCAGCCTTTTTGACTGTTTATGACATTGCTGGTTTAACTAAAGGTGCTCATGCCGGTGAAGGTTTAGGTAACAATTTCTTAGCCAATATCAGAGCTGTCGATTCTATTTTCCAAATGGTCAGATGTTTCGATGATGCTGATATCATTCATATTAACGACGAAGTTAACCCAATAGCTGATTTGGATATCATCAAGGATGAATTGAGATTGAAAGATATTGATTTCGCCAATACTTATTTGGAAGGTGTTGAAAAGATTGCTAAAAGAGGTGGACAATCTTTAGAAGttaaacaaaagaaagaagaagccGAATTTGTCAAGAAAGTTATTCAAATGTTAGAAGATGGTAAAAGAATTGCTAACCAAACTTGGACTGCTAAAGAAGTTGATGTCATCAATCAAATGTTATTGTTGACTGCCAAGCCATGTATCTACTTGATCAATTTGTCCGAAAAAGATTACATTagaaagaagaacaagTACTTGTTAAAGATTAAAGAATGGGTTGATACCAATTCCCCAGGTGATTTGATTGTGCCACTTTCTGTTTCTTTCGAAGAAAAGTTGGCTAGCATGGAATCTGACGAAGAAAGAGAAGCTTATTGTAAAGAAATTGGTGCTCAATCTGCCTTACCAAAAATCATTGTTGCCATGAGACAAAAATTGGACTTGATTTCCTTTTTCACTGGTGGTCCAGACGAAGTTAGAGAATGGACCATTAGAAAATGGTACACTGCTCCACAAGCAGCTGGTACTATTCACACAGATTTAGAAAGAACATTTATATTGGCACAAGTCATTAAATATGaagatttgattgaatatGGTGATGAAAACAGTGTTAGAGCTGCTGGTAAATTAATGCAAAAGGGTAAGGATTACTTTGTTGAAGATGGGGATATCATTTATATCAAAGCCGCCGATGGTAAAGCCCGTTAA